A genomic window from Silene latifolia isolate original U9 population chromosome 11, ASM4854445v1, whole genome shotgun sequence includes:
- the LOC141612436 gene encoding telomere repeat-binding protein 4-like: MVLVKRMLDNRLNGYRSPVVPRAPRSIRKRSLREKKIEGTQMCAFDLLATVAGKLLEESACSSASSSANVGFDKNGIGNNGTIKKEPKDVDKPMGGEHDDQGSSEGSVYFSGNSKGICKEKLEAVNGEHVSPLASSVCSEKIYPDSKLVAQKNHDDTVKLSNKITRDFPLSGDSNDSHNINVENTLNRKLDIHRGASGDLTMANKSPVEFSPRRDAAPNNSFLKNVNDVKISCNDDDEILSRCSQPNNTRKIFRSPTHIGDRRFRKMLTSKYWKTAPKLKDFEQTNTGGAAKHDYHKKRPCYEIDRSQRNTPFKKRRLFDRNSIVTYDGGISCESVSNSPEKSRDDDNNTIAEKLDEGNGKLFPGLKSLNSCNSSNSQVRLSIKSFKVPELFVEVPESTTVGSLKRTVLEAVTSILGGGLRVGVLLQGKKIRDDNRTLLQAGISQNDNMDTVGFMLEPNSPKLPSPPISPKEPSSSLLCHSPKFSKRSEFDNKKDVFLLGSLDKPSVTDSNSPTASSRGIFPSPAVELPEKNVSDSKALVPVPDASMKALAVLPMNQRTKRSEIGQRRTRRPFSVTEVEALVHAVEKLGTGRWRDVKLCSFENAGHRTYVDLKDKWKTLVHTARIAPQQRRGEPVPQELLDRVLAAQAYWSDHQAKQNGKQHSIIPKLTDSVA, encoded by the exons ATGGTGTTGGTAAAGAGAATGTTGGATAATAGATTGAATGGATACCGTTCGCCTGTCGTACCTAGAGCTCCCAGATCCATAAGG AAGCGGAGTTTGCGTGAGAAAAAGATCGAAGGTACCCAAATGTGTGCATTTGATTTGCTGGCCACTGTGGCTGGGAAATTGTTGGAAGAGAGTGCATGCTCTTCTGCTTCGAGTAGCGCTAATGTGGGATTCGACAAAAATGGCATTGGGAATAATGGTACTATAAAGAAGGAGCCGAAAGATGTAGATAAACCTATGGGAGGAGAGCATGATGATCAGGGTAGCTCTGAGGGTAGTGTCTATTTCTCGGGAAATTCAAAGGGTATTTGTAAGGAGAAACTCGAAGCTGTGAATGGAGAGCATGTCTCTCCTCTCGCAAGTTCGGTGTGTTCTGAGAAAATTTATCCTGATTCCAAATTGGTAGCTCAGAAAAATCATGATGATACTGTAAAGCTTTCTAATAAAATTACACGGGATTTCCCCTTAAGCGGGGACTCAAATGACAGTCATAACATTAATGTAGAGAATACGCTGAATAGGAAACTAGATATTCATCGGGGTGCTTCTGGAGATTTAACTATGGCTAACAAGTCTCCGGTTGAGTTCTCCCCTCGTAGGGACGCTGCTCCTAACAATTCTTTTCTCAAGAATGTGAATGATGTAAAGATAAGTTGTAACGATGATGACGAAATTCTTTCTCGTTGCTCTCAACCTAACAATACAAGGAAGATATTTAGGTCTCCGACCCATATTGGAGACCGCAGATTCAGGAAGATGCTAACATCCAAATACTGGAAGACAGCTCCAAAACTGAAGGACTTTGAACAGACTAACACTG GTGGTGCAGCGAAGCACGATTACCACAAGAAGAGACCTTGTTATGAAATCGACAGGTCTCAGCGTAACACTCCTTTCAAGAAGAGGAGATTATTTGATAGAAACTCAATTGTGACTTATGATGGGGGAATTAGTTGTGAAAGTGTTTCTAACTCACCCGAGAAGAGTAGGGATGACGACAATAATACAATTGCTGAGAAGCTTGATGAAG GAAATGGAAAGCTTTTTCCTGGGTTAAAGAGCCTGAATTCTTGCAATTCATCAAATTCTCAAG TGCGGCTTAGTATAAAGTCCTTTAAAGTCCCTGAGCTTTTCGTGGAGGTCCCGGAGAGTACAACCGTTGGTTCACTTAAG AGAACTGTACTAGAGGCTGTGACATCTATACTGGGCGGCGGATTACGTGTTGGTGTACTTCTTCAGGGAAAGAAAATCCGAGATGACAACAGAACTTTGCTTCAAGCTGGCATATCCCAAAATGACAATATGGATACTGTTGGGTTTATGCTGGAACCAAATAGTCCTAAGCTACCTTCTCCGCCAATAAGCCCTAAAGAACCTTCTTCTTCACTTTTGTGCCACTCACCCAAATTTTCAAAAAG GTCCGAGTTCGACAATAAGAAAGACGTGTTTCTACTTGGCTCACTAGATAAACCTTCAGTGACTGATTCAAACAGCCCTACTGCAAGTTCTAGGGGCATTTTTCCGTCTCCTGCTGTAGAATTGCCAGAGAAAAATGTCTCTGATTCTAAGGCTCTGGTACCGGTTCCTGATGCTTCCATGAAAGCATTAGCTGTACTGCCTATGAATCAGAGGACTAAGCGTTCCGAGATAGGACAACGCCGTACTAGGCGACCATTTTCTGTTACTGAGGTAGAAGCACTTGTCCATGCTGTGGAGAAACTCGGAACTGGAAG GTGGCGCGATGTTAAGTTATGTTCCTTCGAGAATGCGGGTCATCGAACTTACGTGGATTTGAAG GATAAGTGGAAAACCTTGGTCCACACGGCAAGAATCGCCCCGCAGCAAAGGCGAGGAGAGCCGGTTCCCCAAGAGCTTTTAGACAGGGTATTGGCTGCTCAAGCTTACTGGTCTGACCATCAAGCTAAGCAAAATGGGAAACAACACTCCATCATTCCTAAACTCACCGACTCGGTAGCTtga